One genomic segment of Mastomys coucha isolate ucsf_1 unplaced genomic scaffold, UCSF_Mcou_1 pScaffold22, whole genome shotgun sequence includes these proteins:
- the Hs3st1 gene encoding heparan sulfate glucosamine 3-O-sulfotransferase 1, which translates to MTLLLLGAVLLVAQPQLVHSHPAAPGPGLKQQELLRKVIILPEDTEEGAASNGSVQQLPQTIIIGVRKGGTRALLEMLSLHPDVAAAENEVHFFDWEEHYSQGLGWYLTQMPFSSPHQLTVEKTPAYFTSPKVPERIHSMNPTIRLLLILRDPSERVLSDYTQVLYNHLQKHKPYPPIEDLLMRDGRLNVDYKALNRSLYHAHMLNWLRFFPLGHIHIVDGDRLIRDPFPEIQKVERFLKLSPQINASNFYFNKTKGFYCLRDSGKDRCLHESKGRAHPQVDPKLLDKLHEYFHEPNKKFFKLVGRTFDWH; encoded by the coding sequence ATGACCTTGCTGCTCCTGGGTGCGGTGCTGCTGGTGGCCCAGCCCCAGCTCGTGCATTCCCACCCGGCTGCTCCTGGCCCGGGACTCAAACAGCAGGAGCTTCTGAGGAAGGTGATTATTCTCCCGGAGGACACCGAAGAAGGCGCAGCATCCAATGGTTCCGTACAGCAGCTGCCACAGACCATCATCATTGGGGTGCGCAAGGGTGGTACCCGAGCCCTGCTAGAGATGCTCAGCCTGCACCCTGATGTTGCCGCAGCTGAAAATGAGGTCCATTTCTTTGACTGGGAGGAACATTACAGCCAAGGCCTGGGCTGGTACCTCACCCAGATGCCCTTCTCCTCCCCGCACCAGCTCACGGTGGAGAAGACACCTGCCTATTTCACTTCGCCCAAAGTGCCTGAGAGAATCCACAGCATGAACCCCACCATCCGCCTGCTGCTTATCCTGAGGGACCCATCCGAGCGTGTGCTGTCCGACTACACTCAGGTGTTGTACAACCACCTTCAAAAGCACAAGCCGTACCCACCCATTGAGGACCTCCTAATGCGGGACGGACGGCTGAACGTGGACTACAAGGCTCTCAATCGCAGCCTGTACCATGCACACATGCTGAACTGGCTGCGTTTTTTCCCGCTGGGCCACATCCACATTGTGGATGGCGACCGCCTCATCAGAGACCCTTTCCCTGAGATCCAGAAGGTCGAAAGGTTCCTGAAGCTGTCTCCACAGATCAACGCCTCGAACTTCTACTTTAACAAAACCAAGGGCTTCTACTGCCTGCGGGACAGTGGCAAGGACCGCTGCTTACATGAGTCCAAAGGCCGGGCGCATCCCCAAGTGGATCCCAAACTACTTGACAAACTGCATGAATATTTTCATGAGCCAAATAAGAAATTTTTCAAGCTCGTGGGCAGAACATTCGACTGGCACTAA